One genomic window of Malaciobacter molluscorum LMG 25693 includes the following:
- a CDS encoding tetratricopeptide repeat protein: MKIKITSIILLSSLAFANEVSVFGAGDLNTDKPYGLNKTEKYILKNKNDLGKIDTKFKGVKTTLESLSQRIDGIESIYEGDSKKLNDTVLNVNKIIKKLEEAENISTKNTTDIENLKKVTSQLLTMQEDIQKENKKNLDTLKNAIDKLANEVNEINKKYVSVSELKSNMKQFVTLDEFNAFKKSLGQKTNVKIKSSAKTKKLSFADKKKMLDEAKQLFKKDYFTKAIPMFEQLVELNYKPAESNYYLGEMWYYRDKYEKAIKYFKQSAVLYDKASWMPKLLLHSAISFEKIKDFSNASKFYGTLIDVYPSSKEAKIATKNISKL; the protein is encoded by the coding sequence ATGAAAATTAAAATAACATCTATAATCTTACTATCTTCATTAGCTTTTGCTAATGAAGTTTCTGTTTTTGGTGCAGGTGATTTGAATACTGATAAACCTTACGGATTGAATAAGACTGAAAAATATATTCTTAAAAATAAAAATGATTTAGGTAAAATTGATACAAAATTTAAAGGTGTTAAGACTACATTAGAATCTCTTAGCCAAAGAATTGATGGTATAGAATCAATATATGAAGGTGATTCAAAAAAATTAAATGATACTGTATTAAATGTAAATAAAATTATTAAAAAGCTTGAAGAAGCTGAAAATATTAGTACAAAAAATACAACAGATATTGAAAATCTAAAAAAAGTAACTAGTCAATTATTGACAATGCAAGAAGATATTCAAAAAGAAAATAAGAAAAATTTAGATACATTAAAAAATGCAATTGATAAATTAGCAAATGAAGTAAATGAAATTAATAAAAAGTATGTTTCAGTATCAGAATTGAAATCAAATATGAAACAATTTGTTACATTAGATGAGTTTAATGCATTTAAAAAAAGTTTAGGCCAAAAAACTAATGTAAAAATAAAATCATCAGCTAAAACAAAAAAGTTATCATTCGCAGATAAAAAAAAGATGTTGGATGAAGCAAAACAATTGTTTAAAAAAGATTATTTTACAAAAGCAATTCCAATGTTTGAACAGTTAGTTGAATTAAATTATAAACCTGCTGAAAGTAATTATTATCTTGGTGAGATGTGGTATTACAGAGATAAATATGAAAAGGCAATAAAATATTTTAAACAATCAGCTGTATTATATGATAAAGCCTCTTGGATGCCTAAGCTTTTATTACACAGTGCTATATCTTTTGAAAAGATTAAAGATTTTAGTAATGCTTCTAAGTTTTATGGAACATTAATTGATGTTTACCCAAGTTCAAAAGAAGCAAAAATAGCAACAAAGAATATATCAAAATTATAA
- the atpD gene encoding F0F1 ATP synthase subunit beta — protein MKGKIIQVMGPVVDVEFDGYLPEINEAIDVVFADANHDRLVLEVAAHIGDGRVRTIAMDMTEGLIRGQECNATGGPIKVPVGEAVLGRIFNVIGDPVDEGEAIPEDTTRWSIHRSAPTFEEQSTKTEMFETGIKVVDLLAPYSKGGKVGLFGGAGVGKTVIIMELIHNVAFKHSGYSVFAGVGERTREGNDLYHEMKDSNVLDKVALCYGQMSEPPGARNRIALTGLTMAEYFRDEKGLDVLMFVDNIFRFAQAGSEMSALLGRIPSAVGYQPTLAREMGALQERITSTSKGSITSVQAVYVPADDLTDPAPASVFAHLDATTVLNRKIAEKGIYPAVDPLDSTSRILSSDVLGEEHYSVARGVQSLLQKYKDLQDIIAILGMDELSEADKLVVDRARKIEKFLSQPFFVAEVFTGSPGKYVELKDTIAGFKGILDGKYDNIPEMAFYMVGGIDEALAKAEEMKSK, from the coding sequence ATGAAAGGTAAAATTATTCAGGTAATGGGTCCGGTTGTAGACGTAGAGTTCGACGGATATTTACCAGAAATCAATGAAGCAATTGATGTTGTTTTCGCTGATGCAAACCATGATAGATTAGTACTTGAAGTTGCTGCGCACATCGGTGATGGTAGAGTAAGAACTATTGCTATGGATATGACTGAGGGACTAATTAGAGGTCAAGAGTGTAATGCTACTGGTGGACCAATTAAAGTTCCAGTTGGTGAAGCTGTATTAGGAAGAATTTTTAACGTAATTGGTGATCCTGTTGATGAAGGTGAAGCAATTCCTGAAGATACAACAAGATGGTCTATTCATAGATCTGCTCCAACATTTGAAGAGCAATCAACTAAAACTGAAATGTTTGAAACAGGTATTAAAGTAGTTGACCTTTTAGCTCCTTATTCAAAAGGTGGAAAAGTTGGACTATTTGGTGGTGCTGGTGTTGGTAAAACAGTTATTATTATGGAACTTATCCATAATGTTGCATTTAAACACTCTGGTTACTCAGTATTTGCTGGTGTTGGTGAAAGAACAAGAGAAGGTAATGACCTTTACCATGAAATGAAAGATTCAAACGTTCTTGATAAAGTTGCACTATGTTATGGTCAAATGAGTGAGCCTCCAGGTGCAAGAAATAGAATTGCATTAACTGGTCTTACAATGGCAGAATACTTTAGAGATGAAAAAGGTCTTGATGTATTAATGTTCGTTGATAATATTTTTAGATTTGCGCAAGCAGGTTCTGAAATGTCAGCATTATTAGGAAGAATTCCTTCAGCTGTTGGTTACCAACCAACATTGGCAAGAGAAATGGGTGCATTACAAGAAAGAATTACATCTACTTCTAAAGGTTCTATTACTTCTGTACAAGCAGTATATGTACCAGCGGATGACTTAACTGACCCTGCTCCAGCTTCTGTATTTGCTCACTTAGATGCAACAACAGTTCTTAATAGAAAAATTGCAGAAAAAGGTATTTATCCTGCAGTTGATCCATTAGATTCTACTTCTAGAATTTTAAGTTCTGATGTTTTAGGTGAAGAACATTATTCTGTAGCTAGAGGTGTTCAATCTTTATTACAAAAATATAAAGATTTACAAGATATTATTGCTATTCTTGGTATGGATGAATTATCAGAAGCAGATAAACTTGTAGTTGATAGAGCAAGAAAAATTGAAAAATTCTTATCTCAACCATTCTTCGTTGCAGAAGTATTTACAGGAAGCCCAGGTAAATATGTTGAACTTAAAGATACAATTGCTGGATTCAAAGGTATCTTAGATGGTAAATATGATAATATTCCTGAAATGGCATTCTATATGGTTGGTGGAATTGATGAAGCTTTAGCTAAAGCAGAGGAAATGAAATCAAAATAA
- a CDS encoding biopolymer transporter ExbD has protein sequence MYDFNQKPELNITPLVDIMLVLLAILMVTAPVMEFEEPVNLPSGSKSRQLENVKKITIFINKNRQVRINKNRYDLKDFPDSFILFAKSKNRNTPIHIRADKTLVYNDVMYVLKTVKEAGFLKVSLITDG, from the coding sequence ATGTATGATTTTAACCAAAAGCCTGAATTAAATATTACTCCATTAGTTGATATTATGTTAGTATTATTAGCAATACTTATGGTTACAGCTCCAGTTATGGAGTTTGAAGAACCAGTTAATTTACCTAGTGGAAGTAAATCAAGACAACTAGAAAATGTAAAAAAAATAACTATATTTATTAATAAAAATAGACAAGTACGTATTAATAAAAATAGATATGATTTAAAAGATTTTCCAGATAGTTTTATTTTATTTGCTAAATCAAAAAATAGAAATACTCCTATACATATTAGAGCTGATAAAACTCTTGTTTATAATGATGTAATGTATGTTTTAAAAACTGTAAAAGAAGCAGGATTTTTAAAAGTATCTTTAATTACTGATGGATAA
- a CDS encoding MotA/TolQ/ExbB proton channel family protein, translated as MIDLILDYLSNSSAITILVLVLLSAYLVTIFWIFIYRLLNLNSLIVNEQKSLDTLTSRGTDISPLSSLYKCSSGSSSKHILHACEISIIKDASFGISWLSIISSTAPFIGLFGTVVGILESFAKFSNQGKVGFSVIAPAISEALVATAAGIFVAIFAYTFHQILVRKVYELNTYIKAQAEILVAKG; from the coding sequence ATGATTGATTTGATATTAGATTATCTTAGTAATAGTAGTGCTATCACAATTCTTGTGTTAGTACTGCTATCTGCTTATTTAGTTACTATTTTTTGGATTTTTATATATAGGTTATTAAATTTAAATTCTTTAATTGTTAATGAACAAAAGTCTTTAGATACTTTAACTTCTAGAGGTACTGATATAAGTCCTTTATCTTCATTATATAAATGTTCAAGTGGTTCTTCTTCAAAACATATTCTTCATGCATGTGAAATTTCGATTATCAAAGATGCAAGTTTTGGTATTTCTTGGTTATCTATTATTTCTTCAACTGCGCCCTTTATTGGATTATTTGGTACTGTTGTTGGTATATTAGAGTCTTTTGCTAAGTTCTCAAATCAAGGTAAAGTTGGATTTTCTGTTATCGCACCTGCAATAAGTGAAGCATTAGTTGCAACTGCAGCTGGAATTTTTGTAGCAATATTTGCATATACATTTCATCAAATATTAGTTAGAAAAGTTTATGAATTAAATACATATATTAAGGCACAAGCTGAAATTTTAGTTGCTAAAGGTTAA
- a CDS encoding OmpA family protein: MKKIGIYSFLVAAVLFTGCSQKNVEMDGSSATEQNQSTVNNSESSLDSIDNSNVQEDTVNDTLAQKAENGYYYMINGKKVFIENIYFGFDKYKLNSEMIEKTKDNAKKLADIKPTTKIKIEGNCDEWGTDEYNYALGLKRAKATKDALVSEGINADSISLVSFGESNPVCTEKNKNCWQKNRRAEHKLLP, from the coding sequence ATGAAAAAGATAGGTATTTACTCTTTTTTAGTTGCAGCAGTGTTATTTACTGGTTGTAGTCAAAAAAATGTAGAAATGGACGGAAGTTCGGCAACTGAACAAAATCAAAGTACAGTTAATAATTCTGAGTCTAGTTTAGATAGTATTGATAACAGTAATGTTCAAGAAGATACTGTAAATGACACATTAGCTCAAAAAGCAGAAAATGGTTATTATTATATGATCAATGGCAAAAAAGTGTTTATTGAAAATATCTATTTTGGATTTGATAAATATAAATTAAATTCTGAAATGATTGAAAAAACTAAAGATAATGCAAAAAAACTTGCAGATATTAAACCTACTACAAAAATTAAAATTGAAGGTAATTGTGATGAGTGGGGAACTGATGAGTATAACTATGCATTAGGATTAAAAAGAGCAAAAGCTACTAAAGATGCATTAGTATCAGAAGGAATTAACGCAGATTCAATCTCTTTAGTGAGTTTTGGTGAAAGTAATCCTGTTTGTACTGAAAAAAATAAAAACTGCTGGCAAAAAAACAGAAGAGCTGAACATAAGCTTTTACCATAA
- a CDS encoding energy transducer TonB yields MLKLFSTARNDTNFYLSGILSFFIYILVFTLFLLYIDEHDVKLYDSSKKTTVLELEVVLSDEKQNNISKMSVNKKVEEDVAKKSVSNSPKQKANIKSLFANVDTKEEKVVKEVVNNVKSSNVSSRFKSKFEREKKTSGDLNLSKMLDDVKMKKRSLAIDTSSEHANDPYFSKIHEILAQRWNPIMIDDGLSAKVLIIISKLGNFNYKFLKYSTNEKFDTLLKEFLEEQKNLPYPPHNKGSSTTIEVTFKSKG; encoded by the coding sequence ATGTTAAAACTTTTTTCTACTGCACGTAATGATACCAACTTTTATTTATCTGGAATTTTATCTTTTTTTATTTATATTTTGGTATTTACGTTATTTTTATTATATATAGATGAACATGATGTAAAACTTTATGATTCTTCAAAAAAAACTACTGTTTTAGAATTAGAAGTAGTTTTATCTGATGAAAAACAAAATAATATTTCAAAAATGAGTGTAAATAAAAAAGTTGAGGAAGATGTTGCTAAAAAATCAGTTTCTAATAGTCCCAAACAAAAGGCTAATATAAAATCTCTTTTTGCAAATGTTGATACAAAAGAAGAAAAAGTTGTTAAAGAAGTTGTAAATAATGTTAAATCTTCAAATGTTTCAAGTAGATTTAAATCAAAATTTGAAAGAGAGAAAAAAACAAGTGGTGATTTAAATCTATCTAAAATGTTAGATGATGTGAAGATGAAAAAGAGATCATTAGCTATTGATACCTCTTCAGAACATGCAAATGATCCATACTTTTCAAAAATTCATGAAATACTTGCACAAAGATGGAATCCTATTATGATAGATGATGGATTATCTGCAAAAGTATTGATTATAATATCAAAACTTGGAAATTTTAATTACAAATTTTTAAAATATTCTACTAATGAAAAATTCGATACTCTTTTAAAAGAATTTTTAGAGGAACAAAAAAACTTACCTTATCCTCCTCACAATAAAGGTTCAAGTACAACTATAGAAGTAACGTTTAAATCAAAAGGATGA
- the atpG gene encoding ATP synthase F1 subunit gamma, translating to MANLKEIKLKINSVKNTQKTTKAMKLVSSAKLTRTRQLSEQARSYAKKINEVLSDIANRVSKVHEEGNVDKAFIPNDNPKTVDIVLVTADKGLCGGFNMATIKTVNKLKAEYEAKGANVRLRAAGRKGIDFFSFQGVELAQRVGDLSSAPDYDRAAEFIGEVVEDFNNGITEKVILVYNGFLNMLTQELRVNELLPISLENAKTEENDSSMLSIEPDDDEEVLNELTAKYIDFNMYYALIDSLAAEHSARMQAMEAATNNAKDRVNSLTVEYNKARQAAITTELIEIISGVESLK from the coding sequence ATGGCTAACTTAAAAGAGATTAAACTTAAAATTAACAGTGTTAAGAATACTCAGAAGACTACAAAAGCTATGAAGCTTGTATCTTCTGCAAAACTTACTAGAACTAGACAGTTATCTGAACAAGCTAGAAGTTATGCAAAGAAGATAAATGAAGTTCTTTCTGATATCGCAAATAGAGTTAGCAAAGTTCATGAAGAAGGAAATGTTGATAAAGCATTTATTCCAAATGACAACCCTAAAACAGTTGATATTGTTTTAGTTACTGCTGACAAAGGTCTTTGCGGTGGTTTTAATATGGCAACAATTAAAACTGTTAATAAATTAAAAGCAGAGTATGAAGCTAAAGGTGCAAATGTAAGATTAAGAGCTGCAGGAAGAAAAGGAATTGATTTCTTTAGTTTCCAAGGCGTTGAGCTTGCACAAAGAGTTGGAGATTTGTCTTCAGCACCTGATTATGATAGAGCTGCTGAATTTATTGGCGAAGTTGTAGAAGATTTTAATAATGGAATTACAGAAAAAGTAATTTTAGTTTATAATGGGTTCTTAAATATGCTAACTCAAGAATTAAGAGTTAATGAACTTTTACCAATTAGTTTAGAAAATGCAAAAACTGAAGAGAATGATAGTTCAATGCTTTCTATAGAACCAGATGACGATGAAGAAGTGTTAAATGAATTAACAGCAAAATATATAGATTTTAATATGTATTATGCATTGATTGACTCTTTAGCTGCAGAACATTCTGCAAGAATGCAAGCAATGGAAGCTGCAACTAATAATGCAAAAGATAGAGTTAATAGTTTAACAGTTGAATATAATAAAGCTAGACAAGCTGCAATTACAACAGAGCTGATAGAAATTATCAGTGGTGTTGAATCATTAAAATAA
- the atpC gene encoding ATP synthase F1 subunit epsilon, with protein sequence METIRLSIVTPNGEIFNDDVKTVTLPGKEGEFGVLPGHSSLVSSLTVGVIVIEKANSTEAVAINWGHVKVNESSVDVLADGAIALTQGEDSNIAKNIEAAKELVNSVKDSNVSVASVEAKINSFA encoded by the coding sequence ATGGAGACAATTAGATTATCAATAGTTACACCAAATGGAGAAATCTTCAATGATGACGTAAAAACTGTAACTCTTCCTGGAAAAGAGGGAGAGTTTGGTGTTTTACCTGGACACTCATCACTTGTTTCTTCTTTAACAGTAGGTGTAATTGTTATTGAAAAAGCAAATTCTACTGAGGCTGTTGCTATAAATTGGGGACATGTTAAAGTAAATGAAAGTTCTGTTGATGTACTAGCTGATGGAGCTATTGCATTAACTCAAGGTGAAGATTCTAATATTGCTAAAAATATTGAAGCGGCAAAAGAATTAGTTAATTCTGTAAAAGATTCTAATGTATCTGTTGCTTCAGTTGAAGCAAAAATCAATTCTTTCGCGTAG
- the tolB gene encoding Tol-Pal system protein TolB, with amino-acid sequence MKKLIILLLCFFNLAFAVDAKLEIVKKSQNLPKIVVAIAKNSKDINFLKKVKKVIVNDLKVSGHFNVEATYVSTNFNSKPDLYILQKNNVDLYLNIDSINTGFGGITVNTKLYDINSKQLVQNKSFSTKYEKRYPFLSHRIAIAVNKYLKAPSIDWMDKFVIFSVYKDSKKADIYIGDYTLSFQKRIVSGGLNIFPKWVNNEQKSYYYTTYRNSVPTLIEANLYTGKKKVIMKSEGLIVASDVSKDGSKILVTASPYGQADIYLYDINTKTKQRLTTYKGIDVGAHFVENDKKIIFVSDRLNHPNIFLKTIGQRGVQRVVYHGNNNSSATTYKNYVVYSSRDKANEFGIRTFNLYLISTKSDFLRRLTSTGVNQFPKFSADGESILHIKNINGRSYVGIIRLNYNKSFTFPLNGGKIQSIDW; translated from the coding sequence ATGAAGAAATTAATAATTTTATTATTGTGTTTTTTTAATTTGGCATTTGCAGTTGATGCAAAGTTAGAAATTGTTAAAAAATCTCAAAATTTACCAAAAATTGTTGTTGCAATTGCAAAAAATAGTAAAGATATAAATTTTTTAAAGAAAGTTAAAAAAGTAATTGTAAATGATCTAAAAGTAAGTGGGCATTTTAATGTTGAAGCAACATATGTTTCTACTAATTTTAATTCAAAACCCGATTTATATATATTACAAAAGAATAATGTAGATTTATATTTAAATATAGACTCAATAAATACAGGTTTTGGAGGAATCACAGTTAATACAAAACTTTATGATATTAATAGTAAACAATTAGTTCAAAATAAATCTTTTTCTACAAAATATGAGAAAAGGTATCCTTTTTTATCTCATAGAATTGCAATTGCTGTTAATAAATATTTAAAAGCTCCTTCAATTGACTGGATGGATAAATTTGTTATTTTCTCAGTATACAAAGACTCTAAAAAAGCAGATATTTATATTGGTGATTATACATTAAGTTTTCAAAAAAGAATAGTAAGTGGTGGACTTAATATTTTTCCTAAATGGGTAAATAATGAACAAAAAAGTTATTATTATACAACTTATAGAAATAGTGTACCTACATTAATAGAAGCAAATTTATATACAGGTAAAAAGAAAGTTATAATGAAAAGCGAAGGATTAATTGTTGCTTCAGATGTTAGTAAAGATGGTTCTAAAATATTAGTAACAGCTTCACCTTATGGACAAGCTGATATTTATTTATATGATATTAATACAAAAACTAAGCAAAGATTAACTACATATAAAGGGATTGATGTTGGTGCACATTTTGTTGAAAATGATAAAAAAATAATATTTGTATCGGATAGATTAAATCATCCAAATATATTTTTAAAAACAATAGGTCAACGAGGTGTACAAAGAGTAGTATATCATGGTAATAATAACTCTTCTGCAACTACATATAAAAATTATGTAGTGTATTCAAGTAGAGATAAAGCGAATGAATTTGGTATTAGGACTTTTAATTTATATTTAATCTCAACAAAAAGTGATTTTTTAAGAAGATTAACAAGTACAGGTGTAAATCAATTTCCAAAGTTTTCAGCTGATGGAGAATCAATTTTACATATTAAAAACATAAATGGACGAAGTTATGTTGGAATTATTAGATTAAACTATAATAAGTCATTTACTTTTCCTTTAAATGGTGGAAAAATTCAATCAATTGATTGGTAA